In one window of Bradyrhizobium betae DNA:
- the virB10 gene encoding type IV secretion system protein VirB10 yields the protein MPSAHDYRSFELEAAAATSVARGRTALGSFLKLGVPIGALLVAAWMIYDSVARRAPTLTTPDKEEFTTTQFPAPSLAGPRTQTNQGTIVIPRAPPESAPPPPPVAPPLALPAPPPPEPPLAAAPPNDDEARRLAELERQRQEEERRKWERLRAPQVITDNAAASAAGNAENASSAAAGADDDPNRRFLASVSAAGVEVSRATKNSRIDALVAQGTMIRGVLETALQSDLPGMVRAVVSENVWSFDGRRVLIPAGSRLVGEYKSGIAQGQTRVFVVWTRMLRSDGVSVQLGSNGTDDLGRAGNAGFVDNHYLERFGSAIMLSLVGGVSQFLSGYGQNTSNTGNGTIITTTDPVTGAVTQTQTGLNQNQLSLQARQIAAQNVSQTLTTIAREALRNSINIPPTIHLDQGTRIIVFVRRDLDFSALYPDPVKEALRELKRERTGAKRDSLH from the coding sequence ATGCCGAGCGCCCACGACTATCGCTCATTCGAACTCGAAGCGGCGGCGGCCACCTCCGTCGCGCGTGGCCGCACCGCGCTCGGCAGCTTCCTGAAGCTCGGGGTTCCGATCGGCGCGCTGCTGGTCGCCGCCTGGATGATCTACGACTCGGTGGCGCGGCGCGCGCCCACGCTGACGACGCCCGACAAGGAGGAGTTCACGACGACGCAGTTTCCGGCGCCCTCGCTGGCGGGACCGCGGACGCAAACCAACCAGGGCACCATCGTCATCCCGCGGGCGCCACCGGAATCTGCCCCACCGCCCCCTCCGGTTGCCCCTCCCTTGGCGCTGCCAGCGCCTCCGCCACCTGAACCGCCGCTGGCAGCGGCGCCGCCCAATGACGACGAGGCGCGTCGTCTCGCCGAACTCGAACGACAGCGCCAGGAGGAAGAGCGGCGGAAATGGGAACGCTTGCGCGCACCCCAGGTGATCACCGATAACGCAGCGGCCTCGGCCGCTGGAAACGCCGAGAACGCCAGCAGTGCGGCGGCGGGCGCGGACGACGATCCCAATCGCCGATTTCTGGCCTCGGTCTCGGCAGCAGGCGTCGAGGTATCGCGCGCCACCAAGAACAGCCGGATCGATGCGCTGGTCGCTCAAGGCACGATGATCCGCGGCGTATTGGAGACGGCGCTCCAGAGCGATCTGCCCGGCATGGTCCGGGCGGTCGTCAGCGAGAACGTCTGGTCCTTCGATGGCCGCCGTGTGCTGATCCCGGCCGGCAGCCGCCTCGTCGGCGAATACAAGTCAGGGATCGCGCAAGGGCAGACCCGCGTCTTCGTGGTGTGGACGCGCATGCTGCGATCCGACGGGGTCTCCGTTCAGCTCGGCTCGAACGGGACGGATGATCTCGGCCGCGCCGGCAATGCCGGATTCGTCGACAACCATTATCTAGAGCGCTTCGGCTCCGCGATCATGCTGTCGCTCGTCGGTGGCGTCTCGCAATTTCTGAGCGGCTACGGCCAGAACACCAGCAACACCGGCAACGGCACGATCATCACCACGACCGATCCCGTCACAGGCGCGGTGACGCAGACGCAAACGGGCCTGAACCAGAACCAGTTGAGCCTGCAGGCGCGGCAGATCGCAGCTCAGAACGTATCGCAGACCCTCACCACCATCGCTCGGGAGGCGTTGCGCAACTCGATCAACATTCCACCCACCATCCACCTCGATCAGGGGACACGGATCATCGTCTTCGTGCGACGCGACCTCGACTTCTCCGCGCTCTATCCCGACCCGGTCAAGGAAGCCTTGAGGGAGCTGAAGCGTGAACGCACCGGCGCGAAGCGTGACAGTCTTCATTGA
- a CDS encoding type IV secretion system protein, producing MGNSFSITSLLQSVDQLGQNYVSTAYQALANAATSGGATSVAGLLLTLYVIFWGVGIWQGTATGGPADHAFRLFRAMLIYAMATKWGDFQTLAYNFLNDGPSAIGNALLSAVTTANNTGTSVNLTSVNGVQSALQNMWDTTNSATEAFLQNAGITNWGPYIFAAVFYVVMAVLIGFAIFLIVLSKMFMWLLLALAPLFIILLLFGVTTRFFSGWLSALVQYFLVQVLVYAFLAFYVSLIQQTIDTLNGVANSKSATWATIGPVVLLAIIGILLLSQINNMAAAIAGGVPIFAPRIGAVLATATGYRLGAAANRARLAFRNPLNPASMSRREEVASRQRARVGLRAASWAQSAEFRRLADQLRNPGVLPTASGGNRP from the coding sequence ATGGGAAACAGCTTCAGCATTACCTCGCTTCTTCAATCGGTCGACCAGCTCGGTCAGAACTATGTATCGACCGCCTACCAGGCCTTGGCAAACGCGGCGACCTCGGGCGGCGCGACCAGCGTCGCCGGCTTGCTGCTCACGCTCTACGTGATCTTCTGGGGTGTCGGCATCTGGCAAGGCACCGCGACGGGCGGTCCCGCTGACCATGCGTTTCGCCTGTTTCGCGCGATGCTGATCTACGCGATGGCCACGAAGTGGGGCGACTTCCAGACGCTGGCGTATAACTTTCTCAACGACGGTCCCTCCGCCATCGGCAACGCGCTGCTCAGCGCCGTCACAACGGCCAACAACACCGGCACGTCCGTGAATCTGACGTCGGTGAATGGCGTGCAGTCGGCTCTGCAGAACATGTGGGACACAACCAACAGCGCGACCGAAGCGTTCCTTCAGAACGCCGGCATCACCAATTGGGGGCCCTACATCTTTGCCGCTGTGTTCTACGTCGTGATGGCGGTGCTGATCGGCTTTGCGATCTTTCTCATCGTCCTGTCGAAGATGTTCATGTGGTTGCTGCTGGCGTTGGCTCCCCTGTTCATCATCCTGCTGCTGTTCGGCGTGACGACACGATTCTTCAGCGGCTGGCTCAGCGCGCTGGTGCAGTATTTCCTGGTGCAGGTCCTCGTCTATGCGTTCCTCGCCTTCTATGTCTCGCTGATCCAGCAGACGATCGATACGCTCAACGGCGTCGCCAATTCCAAGTCCGCGACCTGGGCGACCATCGGCCCGGTCGTGCTGCTCGCGATCATCGGCATTCTGCTGCTCAGCCAGATCAACAATATGGCGGCGGCGATCGCCGGCGGCGTTCCGATCTTCGCACCGCGCATCGGCGCCGTGCTGGCGACCGCAACCGGCTATCGGCTCGGCGCGGCCGCAAACCGGGCCAGGCTTGCTTTCCGCAACCCGCTCAATCCTGCCTCGATGTCGCGTCGTGAGGAGGTGGCGTCCCGCCAACGCGCGCGTGTTGGCTTGCGCGCCGCCTCTTGGGCGCAGTCGGCGGAATTCCGGCGTCTGGCCGACCAGCTCCGCAATCCCGGCGTGCTGCCGACGGCGAGTGGAGGAAACCGGCCATGA
- the virB11 gene encoding P-type DNA transfer ATPase VirB11 — MNAPARSVTVFIDRALDPIRLWLDDDQIVEICANGPGEVWVERFGRSAMERHEVPRLTEHAIRHLAERVAGHSGQSVNEEHPLLSAALPTGERFQGVMPPATTAGGAFAIRKQVIKEMRLDDYRKLGSFDKVTTAGEGALSETDGRLCEHLDAGRIEEFIRLAVLNRYSILLSGGTSSGKTTFLNAILKEVPIEERIITIEDTREVNPIQRNYLPLVASKGDQGEARVTVETLLQASMRLRPDRIFLGEIRGAEAYSFLRAINTGHPGSVTTVHADSPAGAFEQLALMVMQAGLGLRRDEIVAYIKSVLPIVIQQTKVGGRRGTSAVHFSRMAEWREQRTGGRGRHGARRRL, encoded by the coding sequence GTGAACGCACCGGCGCGAAGCGTGACAGTCTTCATTGATCGGGCGCTCGATCCGATCCGCCTCTGGCTTGACGACGACCAGATCGTCGAGATCTGCGCCAATGGCCCGGGCGAGGTGTGGGTTGAACGCTTTGGTCGTTCGGCGATGGAGCGCCACGAAGTTCCACGTCTCACCGAGCATGCGATCCGCCATCTCGCTGAACGTGTCGCCGGTCACTCGGGCCAGAGCGTCAATGAGGAGCATCCGCTGCTCTCGGCCGCGCTGCCGACAGGCGAACGTTTCCAGGGCGTGATGCCGCCGGCGACGACAGCGGGCGGCGCATTCGCGATCCGAAAGCAGGTCATCAAAGAAATGCGGCTCGATGATTACCGAAAGCTCGGTTCCTTCGACAAGGTGACAACAGCGGGGGAGGGGGCGCTGTCGGAGACCGACGGGCGCCTGTGCGAACATCTCGACGCCGGCCGGATCGAAGAGTTCATCCGCCTTGCGGTGCTGAACCGCTATTCGATCCTTTTGTCTGGCGGCACGAGCTCGGGCAAGACAACGTTCTTGAATGCGATCCTCAAGGAAGTGCCGATAGAGGAGCGCATCATCACCATCGAGGACACGCGCGAGGTCAATCCGATCCAGAGGAACTACCTGCCGCTCGTCGCCTCGAAGGGCGACCAGGGCGAGGCGCGGGTGACCGTGGAGACGCTGCTGCAGGCCTCAATGCGGCTGCGGCCCGACCGCATCTTCCTCGGCGAGATCCGCGGCGCCGAGGCCTACTCGTTCCTGCGTGCGATCAACACCGGCCATCCCGGCAGCGTCACGACGGTGCATGCTGACAGTCCCGCCGGTGCCTTCGAGCAACTCGCCTTGATGGTGATGCAGGCCGGGCTCGGCCTGCGCCGCGACGAGATCGTCGCCTACATCAAGTCGGTGCTACCGATCGTCATTCAGCAGACGAAGGTCGGCGGACGGCGTGGCACATCGGCGGTGCATTTCTCGCGCATGGCGGAGTGGCGGGAGCAGCGCACCGGAGGGAGAGGCCGTCATGGCGCGCGTCGTCGCCTATAG
- the darG gene encoding macro domain-containing protein, protein MITFTTGDILDADADALVNTVNCVGIMGRGIALQFKNKFPGNFKAYAAACDRHEVQPGKMFVHETGKLSPRYIINFPTKRHWKGKSRIEDIETGLEDLVRVIGQFKIRSIAIPPLGSGLGGLDWDNVRPKIVQALENAPDVVAMIYEPSGAPDSAALARNRTVPNMTPGRAALVILVQRYLNGLMDPFVTLLEAHKLMFFMQEAGENLRLKYRKANYGPYAENLRHVLSSIEGHLISGYSDGGDDPTKRLSLVPGAFEDADRFLEDQSETRLRFDRVAELVDGFETPYGLELLSTVYWVATNEEAQSLSDLQSKLYAWNERKKQFSPDQIALALKVLIERGWVDRKVHVDQPSQRSAVAAASSSAIQ, encoded by the coding sequence TTGCGCTGCAATTCAAGAACAAGTTTCCGGGTAACTTCAAGGCCTATGCCGCCGCATGTGATCGCCACGAAGTTCAGCCTGGGAAGATGTTTGTCCACGAGACAGGCAAGCTGTCACCGCGTTATATCATTAACTTTCCGACCAAGCGCCACTGGAAGGGCAAGAGTCGCATCGAAGATATTGAGACGGGTCTCGAGGACCTTGTGCGGGTGATAGGACAATTCAAGATACGCTCCATCGCGATACCGCCGCTTGGCTCCGGGCTGGGTGGACTCGACTGGGACAACGTTCGGCCCAAGATCGTTCAGGCGTTGGAAAATGCCCCTGATGTTGTTGCGATGATCTACGAACCCTCCGGTGCTCCGGATTCCGCCGCACTGGCGCGCAATCGTACGGTGCCCAACATGACGCCCGGTCGCGCCGCACTGGTCATCTTGGTCCAGCGTTACCTAAACGGCCTGATGGACCCGTTTGTTACGCTTCTGGAAGCACATAAGCTCATGTTCTTCATGCAGGAGGCCGGTGAGAATCTGCGCCTAAAGTATCGCAAGGCCAACTACGGACCATACGCTGAAAACTTGCGCCATGTACTCAGCAGCATCGAGGGTCACCTGATTTCCGGCTATTCTGACGGTGGTGACGACCCGACGAAGCGGTTGAGCCTCGTTCCGGGCGCATTCGAAGATGCCGACCGCTTCCTCGAGGATCAGTCCGAGACGCGGCTTCGTTTTGATCGTGTCGCCGAATTGGTCGATGGTTTCGAGACGCCCTACGGACTGGAACTGCTGTCCACAGTATATTGGGTCGCAACGAACGAAGAAGCTCAGAGCCTTTCGGACCTCCAATCCAAACTCTACGCCTGGAATGAGCGAAAGAAGCAGTTCTCTCCCGACCAAATCGCGCTTGCGTTGAAAGTTCTGATCGAAAGAGGATGGGTTGACCGTAAAGTGCATGTTGATCAGCCAAGCCAGCGGTCGGCTGTTGCGGCGGCGTCGTCGTCTGCGATCCAATAA
- a CDS encoding type IV secretion system protein: MRWMFVLAVWTLALAGSPPAMAQVPVLDNANLAKAQQIATSTQQILTADQQILQFTQKTLQAVTGDRSSQAQGTLAQMALGGGFSMAQAPSLGSVISGGALSFAGMGSASQNIVSSLINGLQLVQTITGLVSGQTHPADTAYKNSVNVAATLSGLINSTQSAVQQRSSAFTQGGQQIGKAQDLKGSVDQNTQVQIQTGQTINELNGVVNNAAAAANQANLDRIAAESSAARAMKFTQQ, from the coding sequence ATGCGCTGGATGTTCGTGCTCGCCGTGTGGACATTGGCTCTCGCAGGGTCGCCGCCGGCGATGGCGCAGGTGCCAGTCCTCGACAACGCGAACCTCGCGAAGGCGCAGCAGATCGCGACCAGCACGCAGCAGATCCTCACCGCGGATCAACAGATCCTCCAGTTCACGCAGAAGACCTTGCAGGCTGTTACCGGCGATCGCTCATCCCAGGCGCAAGGCACGCTCGCGCAGATGGCGCTCGGCGGCGGCTTCTCGATGGCGCAGGCGCCCTCCCTGGGGTCGGTTATCTCCGGCGGGGCCCTGTCGTTCGCGGGTATGGGATCGGCATCTCAAAACATCGTGTCGAGCCTCATCAACGGCCTGCAGTTGGTGCAGACCATCACGGGTCTCGTCAGCGGCCAGACCCATCCGGCCGATACCGCCTACAAGAATTCGGTCAACGTTGCCGCGACCCTCTCCGGACTGATCAACTCGACCCAGAGCGCGGTACAGCAGCGATCGTCTGCCTTCACGCAAGGCGGCCAACAGATTGGGAAGGCGCAGGACCTCAAGGGTAGCGTCGACCAGAACACGCAAGTCCAGATACAGACCGGGCAAACGATCAATGAGCTGAATGGCGTGGTCAACAATGCGGCGGCCGCCGCCAATCAGGCCAATCTCGATCGCATCGCGGCGGAATCGTCCGCCGCCCGCGCCATGAAGTTCACACAGCAGTAA
- a CDS encoding type IV secretory system conjugative DNA transfer family protein yields the protein MARVVAYRIGVAILLLLAFWLLWSMAYEVVVALRWAPSRFPSEGATRWALFRMQNADRSADFFLVAWRHFYDRLVFAPTRVEALIRAGYAVATVGALGLAGLLFAIVNRRQMPYGAARFGTLMEAAKQGLTAKRGIVLGTLGGATIRSDEPAHILVVGPSRSGKGTGFVLPNGYLWQGSAVFFDPKRENFEALANHRAAMGNKVFMFSPGSNDTHRYNPLDFVRRDERMATDCLVVASFVIPEKADDTWAGAGRLLLSSLIGYVLSSPLIASAQHMRTVARMTTTGKDISSVLRAIVRTERQHLPTWVVDSFNQYIALEPETRNSAVFNVNMAMSLWNNGLISAATETSDFDIRELRRQPMTIFIGCTIAELSIFRPLIRILFQQIHDLMMVKIPGDDEPHQVLLMLDEFYHVGRMDSLISKITISAGYGFRMAIVMQDIAQLDELYGKNTRVTTVSGSQIKLFIQINDLDTSEFVSEMLGETTQVYKTPIQRPGQGIFAPRVWSPHYTPRPLRSALELREMSARLSILMVKNSRSFELTKIRHYLDKPYRGYFERAKGSPPVLPRLRAWQDESLRGAINPAPEQQEDQNNVMPPAASQPKKNPGRRPNKKSTAPATSVKPPDLSDAPFPLARRNAATRSSSPTTLSLGEAPSPPAGENCDVRDILAAAAHEQNQEFAAMTKVLGVDSAEMDRVQKARSLLVDLHESFGEQDKPSAERR from the coding sequence ATGGCGCGCGTCGTCGCCTATAGGATCGGCGTCGCGATCTTGCTGCTGCTCGCCTTCTGGCTTCTGTGGAGCATGGCCTATGAAGTCGTCGTGGCGCTTCGTTGGGCGCCGAGCCGCTTTCCGAGCGAGGGCGCGACCCGTTGGGCTCTCTTCCGGATGCAGAATGCCGACCGCTCGGCCGACTTCTTCCTAGTTGCCTGGCGGCATTTCTACGATCGGCTCGTGTTCGCCCCTACGCGCGTCGAGGCGCTCATCCGCGCTGGCTACGCCGTGGCGACCGTCGGAGCGCTAGGGCTGGCTGGATTGCTCTTCGCCATCGTCAACCGGCGCCAAATGCCCTACGGCGCCGCGCGCTTTGGCACATTGATGGAGGCGGCGAAGCAAGGCCTCACAGCCAAACGCGGCATTGTGCTCGGAACGCTCGGCGGGGCGACGATCCGCTCCGACGAACCCGCCCACATCCTGGTCGTTGGGCCATCGCGCTCGGGGAAGGGCACCGGCTTTGTTCTCCCCAACGGCTATCTCTGGCAGGGCTCGGCGGTGTTCTTCGATCCCAAGCGCGAGAACTTCGAGGCGTTGGCCAATCACCGAGCGGCGATGGGCAACAAGGTCTTCATGTTCTCGCCGGGGTCAAACGACACGCATCGCTACAATCCGCTCGACTTCGTGCGCCGCGACGAGCGCATGGCGACGGACTGTCTGGTAGTGGCCTCTTTTGTGATTCCGGAGAAAGCCGACGACACGTGGGCCGGCGCCGGTCGCCTATTACTGTCATCGCTGATCGGCTACGTGCTGTCATCGCCTTTGATCGCCAGCGCGCAGCACATGCGCACCGTCGCGCGGATGACGACGACCGGCAAGGATATTTCATCGGTCCTGCGCGCGATAGTGCGGACCGAACGTCAGCATTTGCCGACATGGGTCGTCGATAGCTTCAATCAGTACATCGCCTTGGAACCGGAGACGCGCAACAGCGCGGTGTTCAACGTTAACATGGCGATGTCGCTGTGGAACAACGGACTCATCTCGGCGGCGACCGAGACGTCGGACTTCGACATCCGCGAGCTACGCCGGCAGCCGATGACGATCTTCATCGGGTGCACCATCGCGGAGCTATCGATCTTCCGGCCGCTCATTCGCATCCTGTTCCAGCAGATCCACGACCTGATGATGGTAAAGATCCCGGGAGACGACGAACCTCACCAAGTTCTGCTGATGCTCGACGAATTCTACCATGTCGGCCGGATGGACTCGCTGATCTCGAAGATCACAATCAGTGCGGGCTACGGCTTCCGCATGGCGATCGTGATGCAGGACATCGCGCAGCTCGACGAGCTCTACGGCAAGAACACGCGCGTGACGACTGTGTCGGGCTCGCAGATTAAGCTTTTCATCCAGATCAACGATCTCGACACGTCGGAGTTCGTATCCGAGATGCTCGGCGAGACAACACAGGTTTACAAGACACCGATCCAGAGACCGGGGCAGGGCATCTTCGCGCCGCGCGTCTGGTCACCGCACTACACGCCACGGCCGCTGCGCAGCGCACTTGAGCTGCGCGAGATGTCCGCGCGCCTCTCGATCTTGATGGTAAAGAACTCGCGCTCGTTCGAGCTCACGAAGATCCGGCACTACCTGGACAAGCCATATCGCGGCTACTTCGAACGCGCCAAAGGCTCTCCGCCTGTCCTGCCCAGGTTGCGTGCTTGGCAGGACGAGTCCCTGAGAGGCGCGATCAATCCAGCTCCCGAGCAACAAGAAGACCAGAACAATGTCATGCCGCCAGCCGCTTCGCAGCCGAAAAAAAACCCGGGCCGGCGGCCGAATAAGAAGTCCACCGCTCCGGCGACGTCGGTAAAACCCCCGGACTTGTCGGACGCGCCTTTCCCACTCGCCCGACGGAATGCGGCCACTCGGTCATCGTCGCCTACGACGCTGTCGCTCGGTGAGGCGCCCTCGCCGCCGGCGGGCGAGAACTGCGATGTGCGTGATATCCTCGCCGCCGCTGCGCATGAGCAGAATCAAGAATTCGCCGCGATGACCAAAGTGCTCGGTGTTGATTCCGCAGAGATGGACCGAGTGCAGAAAGCGCGAAGCCTCTTGGTAGACCTACACGAATCTTTCGGAGAACAAGACAAACCAAGCGCAGAACGAAGGTGA
- a CDS encoding virB8 family protein, with protein MTDTTAAEPTRVDPRYYADGATWERDIARRNRNSRALAWIVAAVMTIVAVGALGTLALLVPLKTYEPYMVVVDKTTGFVEIKRPMAEGPLSQDEAVTTFNVVRYIKARETYDPKALKDNFNLAQLLASGDASRELTEIYSPANPNNPVKVFGSNTVISVNIKSVTFPNNRTALARFSTEEKSSTNIITRNWVSLVRFRYTSAPMRNEWRFDNPLGFQVLEYRRDQETAPSPGTAGAQQ; from the coding sequence ATGACGGACACGACCGCTGCGGAGCCCACGCGGGTCGATCCGCGTTATTATGCCGACGGCGCGACATGGGAGCGCGATATCGCGCGCCGCAACCGTAATTCCCGGGCGCTCGCCTGGATCGTCGCCGCGGTGATGACGATCGTAGCCGTCGGCGCGCTTGGCACGCTGGCCTTGCTGGTGCCGCTCAAGACCTATGAGCCGTATATGGTGGTCGTCGACAAGACCACCGGCTTTGTCGAAATCAAGCGCCCGATGGCCGAGGGCCCGCTGAGCCAAGACGAAGCGGTGACGACCTTCAATGTCGTTCGCTACATCAAGGCGCGGGAGACCTATGATCCGAAGGCTCTCAAGGACAACTTCAATCTGGCGCAACTGCTGGCGAGTGGGGATGCAAGCCGCGAACTGACCGAAATCTATTCGCCCGCCAACCCCAACAACCCTGTGAAAGTCTTCGGTTCGAATACCGTGATTTCGGTCAACATCAAGTCCGTGACCTTCCCGAACAACCGCACGGCGCTCGCGCGTTTCTCCACCGAGGAGAAATCCTCGACCAACATCATCACCCGCAACTGGGTGTCGCTGGTGCGCTTCCGCTATACCTCCGCTCCGATGCGCAACGAATGGCGGTTCGACAACCCCCTCGGCTTCCAGGTCCTCGAGTATCGCCGCGATCAGGAAACCGCGCCGTCGCCGGGCACCGCAGGGGCGCAGCAATGA
- the virB9 gene encoding P-type conjugative transfer protein VirB9, which yields MIRGCVALTVVLCITAGTAFAEALPRPGRVDTRVRDVIYNKDNVTAIDASYGTSTMIELQSDEKIETLALGDSIAWKVEPNRKGDIIFVKPVEKNAQSNLNVVTDKRIYSFLLRSNTRPPGGQIYAVRFRFPDDEASARLLAEAKERAANPNLKDLNIANANSDYGYKGSSVNKPVAVFDDGTKTWFRFEGETPTIYIVDGERNESLVNFRTEGPYVIVDKVSPQWTLRNGQESTCVFNRRLTNVHEPNGLEPYAPRRVGSATTLGG from the coding sequence ATGATCAGGGGTTGTGTCGCGTTAACTGTCGTACTCTGCATCACCGCCGGCACCGCCTTCGCAGAGGCGTTGCCACGGCCGGGTCGCGTCGATACGCGGGTGCGGGACGTCATCTATAACAAGGACAACGTCACCGCGATCGATGCCAGCTATGGCACCTCGACGATGATCGAGCTGCAATCCGATGAGAAAATCGAAACGCTGGCGCTCGGCGATTCGATTGCATGGAAGGTAGAGCCGAACCGCAAGGGCGACATCATCTTCGTCAAGCCGGTCGAGAAGAACGCCCAGTCGAATCTCAACGTCGTCACCGACAAGCGCATCTACTCGTTCCTGTTGCGCTCGAACACGCGGCCGCCGGGCGGACAGATCTACGCGGTCCGATTCCGGTTTCCGGATGATGAGGCGAGCGCCAGGCTCCTGGCCGAAGCGAAGGAGCGCGCCGCCAATCCGAACCTCAAAGACCTCAATATCGCCAACGCCAACAGCGATTACGGCTACAAGGGATCGTCGGTGAACAAGCCGGTTGCGGTGTTCGATGACGGCACCAAGACCTGGTTCCGCTTCGAGGGCGAGACGCCGACGATCTACATCGTCGATGGCGAACGCAACGAGAGCCTCGTCAATTTCCGGACCGAGGGACCTTACGTCATCGTCGACAAGGTCTCGCCGCAATGGACGTTGCGCAACGGCCAGGAATCGACCTGCGTCTTCAATCGCCGTCTGACCAACGTGCATGAACCGAACGGACTCGAACCCTATGCGCCGCGGCGTGTGGGCTCGGCCACGACTCTGGGAGGTTGA